CCCCGACCATGTGCGCAAGCGGGCCGAGAAGTACCAGACGGTGGTGGAGCGGCAGGCCGAGCGGCGCTCCTTGGCTCCCGAGCTGGTCTTCGCCGTCATGGAGACGGAGAGCTTCTTCAACCCCATGGCCCGCTCCCCCATTCCCGCCTTCGGACTCATGCAGCTCGTTCCCGTGTCGGGCGGTTTGGAGGCTTACCGCATGGTGCACGGCAAGGATAAAAAGCCCTCCGAGCAGTTTCTCTACGATCCGCAGAACAACGTGGAGCTGGGAGCGGCCTACCTCCACCGCCTCTATTACGACTACATGCGGGGTATCGAGGACGACCGGGCGCGGCTCTGGTGCGCGGTAGCGGCCTACAATACCGGGCCGGGCAATCTGTATCGGACCTTTGCCGAGGCTGGCGGCCGCCAAGCGGCGGTGCGACGCGTTAATCGCATGGGCCCCGACGAGGTCTTCGACCATCTGGTGGTCAACCTCCCCTACGAGGAAACCCGCCATTACATACAGAAGGTCCGGGAGAAGATGCCCAAGTACCAGCGGCTGTAGTGGCTGGGCTTGGAGGCGCGAGGCCAGGATGGAAAGCGAGAGGGAGCCCCGCATGGGAAGTCGCTTACGCTGGATGGTGCTGGCGGTGACAGGGCTGCTTACGGCGGCGCAGGCCGGAGCCCAGTCGGAGGAGGCGTTTCAGGAGTTCATGAAGGAGCGGCGGGCCGAATTCCAGCAGTTCCGCTCCGAGCGGGACCGCCAATTCCACAGCTACCTGAAGCGGCAGTGGGAGGAGTTCCGGGCCTTCGCCGGGGAGGTGGAGGATCCGGCCCCCAAGCCTTCCAAGATTCCCGAGGCGGAGCCCGAGCCGGACAAGCCGCCCGAGCCGGTGGCCGTGCGCACCAAGGAGCCGGAGCGTACCGAGCCGGCCCCCGAGGAGCCCGCGCCCAGGGAAGAGCCCCCGGCGGTTCCGGCCCCCGAGCCCGAACCGGAGCCGAAGGCGCTTACTCCGGAGAAGAAGCGGATCAGGCTCTCGGCGCTGGGACACGAGCTGACTGTCGCGGTGCCCGCCGCCTGGGGCAAGATGCGCCTGGAGCGTCGCAGTCCCCAGGGCGTGGCCAAGTTCTGGAAGGCCTTCGCCCAGGGGCCGTCGGCAAGCCCCGTATTGAAGTCGCTGGCCGACGCCAGCGAGCGCTGGAGCCTGGGGGACTGGGGATATCTGCGCCTCGTGCACGACCTCGGCCGTAAGGCCGCCTCCGGCGACGCCGAGAGCCGGCTCCTCGCCTGGGCCCTGTTGCTGGAATCCGGCTACGCGGTGCGGGCGGGGCTGGCCAACGGCGAGGTGGCCGTGCTTTTCCGAAGCCGAAACCACCTGTTCGAGACCCCCTATTTCCGCATCGACGGCGAGCGGTATTACGTCTACGACCCCGACGGTGACCCGGTAACCTCCGGCCTGCGCTCCTACAAGGGCGATTTCCCGGGAAAGGTCCGGGCCGCGGTGGTGGCCAGCCGCCGGCCGCCGGACGCCGCGCCGGAGGAGGAAGCCCGGGAGCTGACCTTCAAGTACCAGGGCGAGCGCCACCGGGTTCGGGTGCCGGTGAACCCCAATCTGCTTTCCTACCAGGACTCGCTGCCGCAGCTTTCCCTGGCCAATTACTTCCTCATGGAGCCGCCCGCGGAATTCAGTGAGGGCCTGCGTCGGCAATTGAAGGCCGAGCTGCAGGGCCTGCCGCCCCGCGAGAAGGTGGAGCTCCTGCTCGCCTTCGTGCAGAAGGCCTTCCAGTACAAGCGGGACCAGGACCAGTTCGGTGGGGAGAACTACCTCCTCCCCACGGAGACCGCCCATTATTCCCATTCCGACTGCGAGGACCGGGCGGTGCTCTTCTCCTGGCTGGTCCACGACCTGCTCGGGTACCCGGTGGTGGCCCTGGACTATCCCGGGCACGTGGCCACGGCGGTGGCCCTGCCCGAGGGCGGACAGGGCCGGTACGTGGAATGGAAGGGCAAGCGCTTCTACGTGGCCGATCCCACCTACGTGAACGCCGGCCTGGGTACCGCCATGCCCCGCTACGCGGATGCTCAGCCCGAGATCCTGCCCGCCTGGTAGGCCGCGTTGACGCCCGGCCGGGGAGGGAGCAAACTGCCGCCCTTCCCAGCGCCGGGGTCGGCCAAGCGGGCCCTCTGCTAGTACAATACGAAACAGCGGCTCCGGGGCGCTTTTCCATCCGTGCGGCCCCCCATCCGGGAGGGGCGTCCGGGTCGCGGAGCCTCCGAGCCAGTTTCCCGCCCAAGCGATCAAGGATTTAGCCGGGTGAACTTTCAGCAGCTGATCTTCGCCCTGGAGCGGTATTGGTCCGAGCAGGGCTGCGTCATCCAGCAGCCCTACGACGTGGAGGTGGGCGCCGGAACTTTCCATCCGGCCACCTTCCTGCGCTCCCTCGGCCCCGAGCCGTGGCGGGCCGCCTACGTCCAGCCCAGCCGCCGGCCCACGGACGGCCGCTACGGCGACAACCCCAACCGCCTCCAGTACTACTACCAGTTCCAGGTGGTCCTGAAGCCCTCGCCGCTGGAGATCCAGGAGCTGTTCCTGGGCTCGCTGCGGCGCATGGGCGTGGACCCGCTCGTACACGACATCCGTTTCGTGGAGGATGACTGGGAGTCGCCCACCCTGGGCGCCTGGGGCCTGGGCTGGGAGGTGTGGCTGAACGGCATGGAGATCGCCCAGTTCACCTACTTCCAGCAGGCCGGCGGCTTCGATTGCCGCCCCGTAACCGGCGAGCTCACCTACGGCCTGGAGCGCATCGCCATGTACCTGCAGGCGGTGGAGTCGGTATACGACCTGGCCTGGGATGACCACCTCTCCTACGGTGAGATCGCCCACCAGAACGAGGTGGAGTTCTCCCGGTACAACTTCGAGCTGGCGGACACCGACCTGCTCTTCCACCAGTTCACCGCCCACGAGGCCGAGTCCGCGCGGCTGGTAGAGGCGGGCGCGCCCCTGCCGGCCTACGACCAGTGCCTGAAGTGCTCGCACGTGTTCAACATGCTCGACGCCCGCCATGCCATCAGCGTCACCGAACGAGCCCGCTACATCGCCCGGGTGCGTGACCTGGCCAAGGCGTGCGCCGAGGTCTACCTCAACCGGCGCGAGGAGCTGGGCTATCCGCTCCTGAAGGAGGCGCGGGCATGAGTGAGGGAGCGAATTCTCTTCCGTTGCTGCTGGAGATCGGGGTGGAGGAGCTGCCCGCCGGGATGCAAGGCCGACTGGTGGAGCAGCTCAAAACTGACCTGGGGCATGCCCTGACCGAGCATCACCTGTTGGGGGCGTTTGATCTGCAGGCGGCCCCGCGGGTTTATTCCACGCCTCGGCGACTGGCGGTCTTCTTCCCTGCCGTGCTCAGCCGGCAATCTGACCAGGAAGTAGAGCACCGTGGCCCGCCCGTCTCCGCGGCCTTCGACGACGCCGGCAATCCCACCAAGGCCGCCACCGGCTTCGCCGGCCGCTTCGGCGTGGGGGCCGAGGCCCTGGAACGTCGCGCCACCGACGGCGGCGAGTACCTGTATTATACCGAGCACCAGGCCGGCCGCGCGGCCATGAAGGTGCTCGCCGAGGTCCTGCCGCAGGTGATCGATTCCCTGCCGGTTCCCAAGCGCATGCGCTGGGGCGACCTGGAGTGGGGCTTCGCCAGGCCCATCCATTGCCTGCTGGCCCTGTTTGGCGAGGATGTGGTGCCCTTCGAGGTGGGAGGAATCAGCAGCGACCGCTTCACTCGGGGCCACCGTTACCACGCCCCGGACCCCGTTCATCTGGATGCTGCCGATTCCGGGGCCTATACCGGACTGCTGCGCGAGAACTTCGTGGAGGCCCATGCCACCGAGCGCCATCGCCAGATAGAGGCGGAGATCCGCAATCAGGCTGACAAGGCAAAGGGGAGGATCCCCGATACCCCGCAGATCACCGACCTGCTCGATGAGGTGACTGGGCTGGTGGAATGGCCGGTGCCCTTCACCGGCGGTTTCGGCGAGAAATTCCTGGAGCTGCCCAAGGAGGTGCTGGTCACCTCTATGGAGAAGCACCAGAAGTTCTTTCCCGTGGAGGACGGCGCGGGAAGCCTCCTGCCCGCCTTCATCGGCGTGGCCAATATCGACTCCAAGGACCCGGAGGCGCTGCGCGCCGGGCACGAGCGGGTGCTTCGGGCCCGGCTGGAGGACGCGCGCTTCTTCTGGGAGGAGGACCGCAAGCGGCCCCTGGCCGATCGGGTGGATGCGCTGAAGCACGTGGTCTTCCAGGCCAAGCTGGGCACCTTGTTCGACAAGGCGGAGCGACTGGCCGTTTTGGCGCCGGCCATGGCGGAGGCCTTCGACCCCTCCGTGGCCAGCCTGGCGGAGCGGGCCGGCTGGCTGGCCAAGGCGGACCTCCTCACCGACATGGTGGACGAGTTCGACACCCTCCAGGGAATCATGGGCGGCTACTACGCCACGGGCGACGGTGAGGATCCCCAGGTTGCCGCGGCGCTGGCCGAGCAGTACCGGCCCGGGCACGCCCGGGATGTCCTCCCGGAGACGGGAACCGGCACGGCGCTTGCCCTGGCGGACCGGCTCGACACCATGGTGGGCTGCTTCGGTGTCGGCCTGGAGCCCACCGGCACCAAGGATCCCTTCGCCCTGCGCCGCGCCGCCATCGGCATCCAGCGCATGGCCATCGAGAAGGGCATCCATCTGGACCTGCCGGATCTGCTGGCGCGTGCCTACCGCGCTTACGGCGATCGCCTGGAGCGGGACGCCGGCGAGACCGTGGACGCGGTGATCGATTTCCTAAACGACCGCCTCGAGCCCATGTACACGGAGGCCGCCGGTCAGCCGGTGAACCGGGACGTGGTGGCCGGTGCCGAGCAGGTGGCGGGGCAGCAGGGCACCGGCGCGGTGGCCGGTCCGGACCGCAACCAGGTGAGCGCGGTTCTCAGCCTCCGGCCCACCGACCCCTATGATGCCCACCTGCGCCTGCGGGGCCTGCTGGCCCTGCTGTCGCATCCCAACGCCGACTCACTGATCGCCGCCAACAAGCGGATTGGAAACATCCTGCGCAAGGCCGAGGAGTCGGTCCCGGCGGGCTATGACGGGGAGGCCCTGAGCGAGGCGGAGGAGCGGGCCCTGGCGGCGGCCTTCGAGGAGGTGCGGCCGCGCTTCCAGGCCGCCGTGCAGGCCGGAGACTATACAGCGGCGCTGTTGGCCCTCGCCGAGCTGCGCGAGCCCGCCGACCGCTTCTTCGACGCCGTGCTGGTGATGGCGGAGGACGACGCCGTGCGGCGCAACCGGCTGGCGCTGCTGCAGACC
This Thiohalorhabdus sp. Cl-TMA DNA region includes the following protein-coding sequences:
- the glyS gene encoding glycine--tRNA ligase subunit beta → MSEGANSLPLLLEIGVEELPAGMQGRLVEQLKTDLGHALTEHHLLGAFDLQAAPRVYSTPRRLAVFFPAVLSRQSDQEVEHRGPPVSAAFDDAGNPTKAATGFAGRFGVGAEALERRATDGGEYLYYTEHQAGRAAMKVLAEVLPQVIDSLPVPKRMRWGDLEWGFARPIHCLLALFGEDVVPFEVGGISSDRFTRGHRYHAPDPVHLDAADSGAYTGLLRENFVEAHATERHRQIEAEIRNQADKAKGRIPDTPQITDLLDEVTGLVEWPVPFTGGFGEKFLELPKEVLVTSMEKHQKFFPVEDGAGSLLPAFIGVANIDSKDPEALRAGHERVLRARLEDARFFWEEDRKRPLADRVDALKHVVFQAKLGTLFDKAERLAVLAPAMAEAFDPSVASLAERAGWLAKADLLTDMVDEFDTLQGIMGGYYATGDGEDPQVAAALAEQYRPGHARDVLPETGTGTALALADRLDTMVGCFGVGLEPTGTKDPFALRRAAIGIQRMAIEKGIHLDLPDLLARAYRAYGDRLERDAGETVDAVIDFLNDRLEPMYTEAAGQPVNRDVVAGAEQVAGQQGTGAVAGPDRNQVSAVLSLRPTDPYDAHLRLRGLLALLSHPNADSLIAANKRIGNILRKAEESVPAGYDGEALSEAEERALAAAFEEVRPRFQAAVQAGDYTAALLALAELREPADRFFDAVLVMAEDDAVRRNRLALLQTIHAAFLQVADLSKLPG
- the glyQ gene encoding glycine--tRNA ligase subunit alpha, whose protein sequence is MNFQQLIFALERYWSEQGCVIQQPYDVEVGAGTFHPATFLRSLGPEPWRAAYVQPSRRPTDGRYGDNPNRLQYYYQFQVVLKPSPLEIQELFLGSLRRMGVDPLVHDIRFVEDDWESPTLGAWGLGWEVWLNGMEIAQFTYFQQAGGFDCRPVTGELTYGLERIAMYLQAVESVYDLAWDDHLSYGEIAHQNEVEFSRYNFELADTDLLFHQFTAHEAESARLVEAGAPLPAYDQCLKCSHVFNMLDARHAISVTERARYIARVRDLAKACAEVYLNRREELGYPLLKEARA